A stretch of DNA from Amylolactobacillus amylophilus DSM 20533 = JCM 1125:
CACTGACTTGGCTCCGGCGTACCTTAACGATTCTGTGGGCAATCTCACCGTCCAGAATAATCTGGTCATTAATCGAAGCCGTTTTTTCGATAAAATAATGCTGCATCTCAGCCACTCCTTTATAAAAAAAACCTAATCTTGCTGGCGTTCTATCAGTAAGGCAACCCAACGCTCTTGTGGACCCGAATTGTAATCGAGAAACCATGTAGCCTCAGTGCTCCTCTAATTTAGGCAACTGATCTTGATCAATGCCTGACATGATTACTCGACCTGTTGCTGCTAGGTGTTCCGCTAACTGCTCGGTTAACGGGAGCAACACCTCGGTCAGAATATTAGCGACAATCAAATCGAATTGCCCAGAGACATTGTTTAGTAGGTCACTTTGAACTAATGCTATTTACTACTATTATTCAATCCAATATTCTCTTTGCGGCGGTCATTGCTTGTTCATCGATGGTCTGTCGCTATCACTTGGTCTGCACCTAACTTCTCAGCAGCTATACTGAGAATGCCCGAACCCGTCCCTACGTCTAGGACCCGTTGGCGCGCTCTTAAGGCCTTTTCAATGAGTAAAAGCGCCAGCTGCGTGGTAATATGAGTCCCTGTGCCAAAGGAAAGCCCCGGATCAAGTATGATAGTCTGCTCGTCGGGCAATACTGGCGTGTAGTCCAGCCATTTAGGTACAATCGTGAGGTTTCTGGTCACGTGCACCACGTGATAATATTGTTTCCAGCTCTCGCTCCAATCCGTGTCTGCAACCACCTGTTGCGTAATTTGACGTACCCGTTTGGAGACCATAAGACGCTAACTCTGCTAACTTAGCCTGAACCAGAAGCTGCAGCTTGTGGGCATCCTCTGTAGCATTAAAATAGCCAGTGACCTCGATGTCTTCTGGCAAAGCTGCAACAGAAGCCAAATCAATAGTCTCACCGTGGCTTCTGTTTGGTACGGCAATAAAGTCAC
This window harbors:
- a CDS encoding 50S ribosomal protein L11 methyltransferase, which translates into the protein MIVANILTEVLLPLTEQLAEHLAATGRVIMSGIDQDQLPKLEEH
- a CDS encoding 50S ribosomal protein L11 methyltransferase: MVADTDWSESWKQYYHVVHVTRNLTIVPKWLDYTPVLPDEQTIILDPGLSFGTGTHITTQLALLLIEKALRARQRVLDVGTGSGILSIAAEKLGADQVIATDHR